A region from the Arcanobacterium buesumense genome encodes:
- a CDS encoding NADH-quinone oxidoreductase subunit B, which translates to MGLEEKIPAGIGLTTVEALAGWAQQRSPWPVTMGLACCAIEMMSFGATRFDGSRIGMEVFRASPRHADIMIVSGRVSHKMAPVVRNIYDQMPDPKWVISMGACASSGGVFNNYAIVQGIDHIVPVDIYLPGCPPRPEMLINAVFELRNNVMKNRPLGEHRKEVARKAEAAALAALPLESQKGLLA; encoded by the coding sequence ATGGGTCTTGAAGAAAAAATTCCCGCAGGCATCGGCTTAACAACCGTTGAAGCCCTTGCTGGTTGGGCGCAACAGCGCTCCCCGTGGCCAGTAACCATGGGTCTAGCATGTTGTGCTATTGAAATGATGTCCTTCGGCGCAACCCGATTTGACGGTTCGCGTATCGGCATGGAAGTTTTCCGTGCCTCGCCACGTCACGCCGATATTATGATTGTTTCGGGCCGAGTCAGCCACAAAATGGCACCGGTTGTCCGCAATATTTACGATCAAATGCCTGATCCTAAGTGGGTTATCTCAATGGGTGCGTGCGCCTCGTCGGGCGGTGTATTTAACAACTACGCTATTGTGCAAGGAATTGACCATATTGTGCCGGTTGATATCTACCTCCCAGGTTGCCCACCGCGCCCAGAAATGCTGATTAATGCTGTCTTTGAATTGCGAAACAATGTGATGAAGAACCGTCCATTAGGTGAACATCGTAAAGAAGTCGCGCGCAAAGCAGAAGCTGCAGCTTTAGCTGCGCTACCGCTCGAATCACAGAAGGGATTGCTCGCATGA
- the nuoF gene encoding NADH-quinone oxidoreductase subunit NuoF has protein sequence MNAFSAPGTLCPVLSNNWDTQRPWTLEGYQASGGYQAIARAWEINQEKGALTNLIKESGLRGRGGAGFPTGLKWSFLPPEDGGPRYLVVNADESEPGTCKDIPFLMANPHLLIEGMAICLMAIGGHDGFIYLRGEVVHVYRRLLAAVREAKEAGIIGKGLGPNGDYDINITVHAGAGAYICGEETALLDSLEGFRGQPRLKPPFPAVAGLYARPTVVNNVESIASVPGIINNGTQWFTAMGAGTKNSPGHGIFSLSGHVKNPGQFEAPFGITMRELLDMAGGIRDGHKLKFFAIGGSSAPLFTPDHLDVPLGYEEVAEAGSMLATRAIQIFDETVSVVRVISRWTDFYQHESCGKCTPCREGTYWMRQIMHRFEAGKGREEDIDLLYEIASNIAGRSFCALGDAAATPIRSAIDLFRSEFVDACSTPTSQQYPIEKSALFSEVGVR, from the coding sequence GTGAATGCATTTAGTGCACCGGGAACGCTCTGTCCGGTTTTATCAAATAATTGGGATACACAACGCCCGTGGACCCTCGAAGGCTATCAAGCCAGTGGTGGCTACCAGGCGATTGCTCGGGCCTGGGAGATTAACCAAGAAAAAGGCGCGTTAACCAACCTCATCAAAGAATCTGGTTTGCGTGGCCGTGGCGGGGCCGGTTTCCCAACTGGGCTCAAATGGTCTTTCTTGCCACCCGAAGACGGCGGTCCGCGTTATTTGGTTGTCAATGCTGACGAATCAGAACCAGGAACATGTAAAGACATTCCGTTCTTAATGGCAAACCCACATCTGCTCATCGAAGGAATGGCGATTTGTCTGATGGCGATTGGCGGCCACGATGGTTTTATCTACCTGCGTGGTGAAGTGGTCCATGTTTACCGGCGTCTCTTAGCAGCTGTGCGGGAAGCTAAAGAAGCTGGAATTATTGGCAAGGGCCTTGGCCCGAATGGCGATTACGACATCAACATCACCGTTCATGCTGGGGCTGGCGCTTACATTTGTGGTGAAGAAACTGCGTTGCTTGACTCACTTGAAGGTTTCCGTGGTCAGCCACGCCTTAAACCGCCATTCCCCGCTGTTGCTGGTTTATATGCTCGGCCAACTGTCGTCAACAACGTTGAATCGATCGCATCGGTACCTGGCATTATTAATAATGGCACGCAATGGTTTACCGCCATGGGTGCCGGAACGAAAAATTCCCCAGGACACGGTATTTTCTCCCTGTCAGGACACGTAAAGAACCCTGGCCAGTTTGAAGCTCCATTCGGTATCACCATGCGAGAGCTTCTGGATATGGCCGGCGGGATACGTGACGGGCACAAACTCAAGTTCTTCGCAATTGGTGGTTCATCAGCGCCGCTCTTTACCCCGGATCACCTCGATGTTCCGCTCGGCTATGAAGAAGTTGCTGAAGCTGGCTCCATGCTGGCAACACGTGCGATTCAGATCTTTGATGAAACTGTATCAGTGGTCCGTGTTATTTCCCGGTGGACAGATTTTTATCAGCATGAATCATGCGGAAAGTGCACGCCATGCCGTGAAGGAACATATTGGATGCGCCAAATCATGCATCGTTTCGAAGCTGGGAAGGGGCGTGAAGAAGATATTGATTTGCTTTACGAAATCGCCTCGAATATCGCTGGGCGTTCTTTCTGTGCTCTTGGTGACGCAGCAGCTACCCCGATCCGTTCCGCAATTGATTTGTTCCGTTCGGAATTTGTTGATGCGTGCTCGACGCCAACATCCCAACAATATCCGATTGAAAAGTCAGCTCTTTTCAGTGAAGTAGGTGTTCGATGA
- a CDS encoding class I SAM-dependent methyltransferase — protein sequence MKGPLSLNAQTTSVHSQHRASLEKKPTDVSKMFDDVAQHYDITNTVLTGGLVNVWRRVTRLAVGAQPGLSVLDVACGTGASAAGYAADGADVIGCDFSPGMIERGLELHPGLDLRVGDATALPFDDETFDVVTISYGLRNVVDTQAALRDMLRVTKPGGKIVIAEFSRPTNAFFRSTYFEFMRLGMPILSALFSSDAPAYEYLRESIQAWYDQEELAHLMQKTGWRNVEYKNLTNGIVALHRAIRPE from the coding sequence ATGAAAGGTCCGTTATCGCTAAATGCACAAACTACTTCTGTCCATTCTCAACATCGCGCATCGTTGGAGAAAAAACCTACCGATGTGTCAAAAATGTTTGACGACGTAGCCCAACACTATGACATCACCAATACTGTTTTAACTGGGGGATTGGTGAACGTGTGGCGCCGTGTCACTCGGCTAGCAGTAGGCGCACAACCCGGCTTATCGGTACTTGACGTAGCCTGTGGAACGGGAGCTTCGGCGGCCGGATACGCAGCGGATGGTGCCGATGTTATTGGGTGTGATTTTTCTCCCGGCATGATTGAACGTGGCTTGGAGCTGCATCCGGGTCTTGATCTGCGTGTTGGCGATGCGACTGCATTGCCGTTCGACGACGAAACGTTCGATGTCGTTACTATTTCCTACGGACTGCGCAATGTGGTGGATACTCAGGCGGCATTACGTGACATGTTGCGCGTCACTAAGCCGGGTGGAAAAATTGTTATTGCTGAATTTTCACGGCCAACAAATGCCTTCTTCCGTTCGACATATTTTGAGTTTATGCGCCTAGGCATGCCGATACTATCGGCCTTATTTTCTTCTGATGCGCCAGCTTATGAGTATTTACGTGAGTCTATTCAAGCGTGGTATGACCAAGAAGAGTTAGCGCACCTGATGCAAAAAACTGGCTGGCGTAACGTTGAATATAAAAATTTAACAAACGGAATCGTCGCATTACATCGGGCGATACGTCCCGAATGA
- a CDS encoding NADH-quinone oxidoreductase subunit A — translation MNPYVPLLIMIGVASLVGIGGLAVSALLGPKRYNRVKVANYECGLEPTPSAGAAGRFPIKYFLTAMTFIIFDIEVVFLYPWAVSANRLGLASLIAIASFVFLITIPFIYEWRRGGLDWE, via the coding sequence ATGAATCCCTACGTGCCATTACTGATCATGATCGGTGTTGCCTCGCTTGTTGGCATTGGCGGACTTGCAGTTAGCGCCTTACTTGGGCCAAAACGATACAATCGAGTCAAGGTTGCTAATTATGAATGCGGTTTGGAACCAACGCCATCGGCTGGCGCCGCGGGGCGATTCCCTATCAAGTATTTCTTGACTGCGATGACGTTTATTATTTTCGATATCGAAGTTGTCTTCCTGTATCCGTGGGCAGTATCAGCAAATCGTCTTGGTTTGGCAAGCTTGATTGCTATCGCATCGTTCGTTTTCCTTATCACGATCCCGTTCATTTATGAATGGCGTCGTGGCGGCCTAGATTGGGAGTGA
- a CDS encoding NADH-quinone oxidoreductase subunit D, producing MTTPMPHATRGINEEEVGAFATYDAVGGDWSDIARQAEQVGEEHIVVNLGPVHPSTHGVLRVQVELDGENVKEVRAATGFLHTGIEKNMEYRTWTQGVAFCTRMDYVAPIFQEVAYCLGVEKMLGIADQVPQRAQAIRVLLMELTRISSHLVGIGSGGNELGATTMLTLTFRAREDILRLLEDVTGLRMNHEYVRPGGVLNDVPEGFTDYCRELLPKIRLTISEMQDLTMKNPIFLDRHVNVGVSPLSSMMALSMTGPSVRAAGVPWDLRKTQPYCGYEKYEFDVPVADKADAYNRIDVKFRECYESLRICYQVLDELDKTQGEPVMVGDKKIAWPAQLSIAGDGQGSTPDHVREIMTESMESLIHHFKLVTEGFRVPPGQSFTMVEHPKGIFGVHLVSDGGTRPYRAHFRDPGFNNLQSLSVMAEGGMLADLIVSLAGVDPVMGGVDR from the coding sequence ATGACTACCCCAATGCCACATGCAACACGTGGAATTAACGAAGAAGAAGTCGGAGCATTTGCCACTTATGACGCTGTTGGCGGTGACTGGAGCGATATTGCACGCCAAGCTGAACAAGTTGGTGAAGAACATATCGTCGTCAACCTTGGCCCAGTTCACCCGTCAACCCACGGTGTTTTGCGTGTACAAGTTGAGCTCGACGGCGAAAACGTCAAAGAAGTTCGAGCTGCAACAGGGTTCTTACACACCGGTATCGAAAAGAATATGGAATACCGGACGTGGACTCAAGGAGTTGCCTTCTGTACCCGCATGGATTACGTAGCACCGATTTTCCAAGAGGTTGCCTACTGTTTAGGTGTGGAGAAGATGCTCGGCATAGCCGATCAAGTACCACAGCGTGCTCAAGCAATTCGGGTTTTGCTCATGGAACTTACCCGGATTTCTTCCCATCTCGTCGGTATTGGTTCGGGTGGAAACGAACTCGGTGCAACTACCATGTTGACGCTAACCTTCCGTGCTCGCGAAGACATTTTGCGACTCCTTGAAGATGTCACTGGCTTGCGCATGAACCATGAATACGTTCGTCCCGGGGGCGTCCTCAACGATGTCCCAGAAGGCTTTACAGATTATTGCCGTGAGCTGTTGCCGAAGATCCGGCTGACTATTTCGGAAATGCAAGATCTGACGATGAAGAATCCAATCTTCCTTGATCGTCATGTCAATGTGGGTGTTTCACCATTATCATCGATGATGGCATTGTCAATGACTGGTCCGTCAGTGCGGGCGGCCGGCGTACCGTGGGATCTACGCAAAACCCAACCATATTGTGGATATGAAAAGTACGAATTCGATGTGCCAGTAGCCGATAAGGCCGATGCATACAACCGGATAGATGTAAAATTCCGCGAATGTTACGAGTCGCTGCGCATCTGCTATCAAGTTCTTGACGAACTTGATAAGACACAAGGTGAGCCAGTCATGGTAGGGGATAAGAAGATCGCCTGGCCAGCCCAGCTTTCTATCGCCGGCGATGGTCAAGGATCAACCCCAGACCATGTTCGTGAGATTATGACTGAATCAATGGAATCCTTGATTCACCATTTCAAGTTAGTAACTGAAGGATTCCGAGTACCGCCAGGACAAAGCTTCACAATGGTTGAACATCCGAAGGGTATTTTCGGTGTTCACCTTGTTTCCGATGGTGGAACTCGGCCATATCGCGCCCATTTCCGCGATCCAGGATTCAATAATCTACAATCCCTATCTGTGATGGCTGAAGGTGGCATGCTAGCTGATCTTATTGTTTCACTTGCCGGAGTTGACCCAGTTATGGGAGGAGTCGATCGATAA
- the nuoE gene encoding NADH-quinone oxidoreductase subunit NuoE, whose amino-acid sequence MSTPYEPQVEEKFRADAAEVIARYPDSRSAIMPLLHLVQSVDGFCSPRGITLVADILGLSRAQVSAVATFYSQYRRHPNGEYNVGVCTNALCAVMGGDMIWEELSNYVGVGHDETTDDGKITLEQLECNAGCDYAPVIMVNWEFFDNQTPSSAKRIVDDIRAGRDIQPTRGPNKVHTFKEISRVLAGFEDGHVDEGPAAGEASLRGLAIARANDWTAPRPEGGDVQ is encoded by the coding sequence ATGAGTACCCCATACGAACCACAAGTTGAGGAGAAATTCCGGGCAGACGCGGCCGAAGTTATTGCCCGCTATCCAGATTCTCGATCCGCTATTATGCCGTTACTCCACCTTGTGCAGTCAGTGGATGGTTTTTGTTCCCCACGTGGAATCACCCTCGTAGCAGACATTCTTGGACTGAGCCGGGCACAGGTATCGGCAGTAGCAACCTTCTACTCACAGTACCGTCGTCATCCAAACGGCGAATATAACGTCGGAGTTTGTACCAACGCATTGTGTGCCGTTATGGGCGGCGACATGATCTGGGAAGAACTATCCAACTATGTTGGCGTGGGTCATGATGAAACCACTGATGACGGCAAGATTACCCTCGAACAGCTCGAATGTAACGCAGGTTGTGATTACGCACCAGTGATCATGGTTAACTGGGAGTTCTTCGATAACCAGACGCCGTCGTCGGCAAAACGTATTGTTGATGATATCCGCGCTGGCCGCGATATCCAACCTACGCGCGGCCCAAACAAGGTCCATACATTCAAAGAAATTTCGCGAGTGCTAGCTGGTTTTGAAGATGGTCATGTCGACGAAGGTCCGGCCGCTGGCGAAGCTTCGTTACGCGGTTTGGCAATTGCGCGGGCTAATGACTGGACAGCACCACGTCCAGAAGGAGGAGACGTACAGTGA
- a CDS encoding NADH-quinone oxidoreductase subunit C, with amino-acid sequence MTDHGSLTHGGVGAEYITTRKGMWGVKDGADTTGFSGQEEVVTIAQPAHRPYGGWFDDVVDILGELLTADGLRPDEVIEKVTTQYGELVIFIKREHLVKVARYLRDDQDLRFELCLGVSAVHYPQDNGRELHGFYTFFSITHNRSLSIEVTAPENDPHIPSIVGVYPGNDWPEREAWDLMGIVFDGHPGLTRSVMPDDWVGHPQRKDYPLGGIPVEYKGAVIPPPDTRREYN; translated from the coding sequence ATGACCGATCACGGTTCTTTAACTCACGGCGGAGTTGGCGCAGAGTACATCACTACCCGCAAAGGAATGTGGGGCGTGAAAGATGGCGCAGATACCACCGGTTTTAGCGGCCAAGAAGAAGTTGTGACTATTGCGCAACCAGCTCATCGGCCTTATGGTGGATGGTTTGACGACGTCGTCGATATTCTTGGCGAACTACTCACTGCAGACGGCTTGCGTCCCGATGAAGTGATTGAAAAAGTTACCACTCAATACGGTGAACTCGTTATCTTTATAAAACGTGAGCATCTTGTTAAAGTCGCGCGTTACTTGCGTGACGATCAAGATTTACGTTTCGAACTTTGCTTGGGTGTTTCAGCAGTTCACTATCCACAGGATAACGGGCGAGAGCTCCACGGTTTCTACACCTTCTTCTCTATCACCCATAATCGCTCATTGTCGATTGAAGTCACTGCACCAGAAAACGATCCACATATTCCATCGATCGTCGGAGTATATCCTGGAAACGATTGGCCTGAGCGTGAAGCCTGGGATCTCATGGGTATTGTTTTTGACGGGCACCCTGGTTTGACCCGTTCGGTTATGCCTGATGATTGGGTGGGACACCCCCAACGTAAGGATTACCCATTGGGTGGTATTCCTGTTGAATATAAAGGCGCTGTTATTCCGCCACCAGATACCCGGAGGGAGTACAACTAA
- a CDS encoding NAD(P)/FAD-dependent oxidoreductase, which produces MSRPEHADVVVVGAGPGGAATAHYLAQNGVDVLVLEKATFPRDKVCGDGLTPRAVAELIRMGISVREEDGWVRNWGVRGYGAGHVIEVPWPELASVPNFGSAMPRKDLDHLLIKHAVTSGARLREGVTVLGPVIHEKSGRVIGVRARYTAGGSASEEFTISARFVVDCGGVSARLALATGREKDMNRPMGVAHRTYFRSPLAHTDMMESQLELWAGKPGESELLPGYAWMFAVGDGLVNVGLGSLSSTAQPTGVDYRKVFAKWIANTPPEWELTPENQVGRLRGAALPMAFNRKPHYADGLALVGDAGGMVSPFNGEGIAYALTSGRLVADFLAQALVRSTIGAQDRVMAQYPKELRAELGGYYTLGRVFASLIERPEIMHLCVKYGLPRPTLMKLVMKLLSDSYDRRDGDWMDKVITSLTKVVPKA; this is translated from the coding sequence TTGTCCCGTCCGGAACACGCTGATGTTGTAGTGGTAGGTGCTGGCCCAGGTGGTGCAGCGACTGCGCATTATCTCGCCCAAAATGGGGTAGATGTCCTCGTGCTAGAAAAGGCAACATTTCCACGCGATAAAGTATGTGGTGACGGCCTTACCCCGCGCGCTGTTGCGGAACTTATCCGAATGGGTATCTCTGTTCGAGAAGAAGATGGCTGGGTTCGCAATTGGGGCGTCCGTGGATACGGGGCCGGCCACGTGATTGAAGTTCCTTGGCCTGAGCTAGCATCAGTGCCTAATTTTGGCTCTGCAATGCCGCGTAAGGATTTAGACCACCTACTGATTAAACACGCAGTCACATCCGGCGCGCGATTGCGCGAAGGTGTTACTGTTCTTGGGCCTGTTATTCATGAGAAATCAGGGCGAGTTATTGGAGTGCGGGCACGATACACCGCTGGTGGCTCAGCCTCAGAAGAATTCACTATCTCGGCGCGTTTCGTTGTTGACTGTGGTGGCGTCTCGGCACGGCTTGCTCTGGCAACTGGGCGGGAAAAGGATATGAATCGTCCTATGGGGGTAGCGCATCGAACCTACTTCCGTTCACCACTGGCACACACTGACATGATGGAATCCCAGTTAGAATTATGGGCCGGCAAACCAGGCGAATCTGAATTGTTACCAGGGTATGCGTGGATGTTCGCTGTTGGTGACGGGCTGGTGAACGTGGGACTCGGATCCTTATCGTCAACTGCCCAACCAACCGGGGTTGATTATCGTAAAGTTTTCGCTAAATGGATTGCTAATACTCCACCGGAATGGGAATTGACCCCAGAGAATCAGGTTGGTCGGTTACGCGGTGCGGCTTTACCCATGGCTTTTAACCGCAAACCACACTATGCAGACGGTTTAGCCCTCGTTGGCGACGCCGGCGGAATGGTTTCTCCATTCAACGGCGAAGGCATTGCTTATGCGTTGACCAGCGGTCGTCTTGTTGCCGATTTTCTCGCCCAGGCTTTAGTTCGCTCAACAATCGGAGCCCAAGATCGCGTTATGGCACAATATCCGAAAGAGCTTCGTGCAGAACTTGGTGGATACTACACACTAGGGCGAGTGTTTGCATCGCTTATTGAACGCCCGGAAATTATGCACTTATGTGTTAAGTACGGCTTACCAAGGCCGACACTCATGAAACTCGTTATGAAACTCTTGTCTGATTCTTATGATCGCCGTGACGGTGATTGGATGGATAAAGTCATCACAAGTTTGACCAAGGTGGTGCCAAAGGCATGA